A region of Gracilinanus agilis isolate LMUSP501 chromosome 3, AgileGrace, whole genome shotgun sequence DNA encodes the following proteins:
- the LOC123242445 gene encoding melanocortin-2 receptor accessory protein isoform X2 produces the protein MANRTNSTHSYYSYEYYMDYVDLPQVDERKLKANKYSIVIAFWVSLAAFVVLLFLILLYMSWSGTVPIRGACSHRKCPWNYINFIFFIQKSRSHQNSSKSTLQPQGQIKELEDGSSGNEQPQGNNCTPDPVLINDGLLGAYHLP, from the exons ATGGCAAATAGGACTAACTCCACACATTCCTACTATAGCTATGAATACTATATGGACTACGTGGACCTTCCGCAAGTAGATGAAAGAAAGTTGAAGGCTAACAAAT ATTCAATCGTCATTGCTTTTTGGGTCAGCCTTGCAGCATTTGTGGTGCTTCTCTTCCTAATTTTGCTCTATATGTCCTGGTCTGGCACAGTTCCAATACG GGGTGCCTGTTCACACCGTAAATGCCCATGGAATTACATCAACTTCATCTTCTTCATCCAAAAGTCCAGAAGTCATCAAAATAGCTCCAAGAGCACCTTGCAACCTCAGGGCCAAATCAAAGAACTAGAAGATGGTAGTTCTGGCAATGAGCAACCACAGGGCAATAATTGCACCCCGGATCCTGTTCTAATCAATGATG
- the LOC123242445 gene encoding melanocortin-2 receptor accessory protein isoform X1: MANRTNSTHSYYSYEYYMDYVDLPQVDERKLKANKYSIVIAFWVSLAAFVVLLFLILLYMSWSGTVPIRGACSHRKCPWNYINFIFFIQKSRSHQNSSKSTLQPQGQIKELEDGSSGNEQPQGNNCTPDPVLINDGNPPFPENAPHKGLVVQVDSTVEKQAKDPPLPKLKLEK; the protein is encoded by the exons ATGGCAAATAGGACTAACTCCACACATTCCTACTATAGCTATGAATACTATATGGACTACGTGGACCTTCCGCAAGTAGATGAAAGAAAGTTGAAGGCTAACAAAT ATTCAATCGTCATTGCTTTTTGGGTCAGCCTTGCAGCATTTGTGGTGCTTCTCTTCCTAATTTTGCTCTATATGTCCTGGTCTGGCACAGTTCCAATACG GGGTGCCTGTTCACACCGTAAATGCCCATGGAATTACATCAACTTCATCTTCTTCATCCAAAAGTCCAGAAGTCATCAAAATAGCTCCAAGAGCACCTTGCAACCTCAGGGCCAAATCAAAGAACTAGAAGATGGTAGTTCTGGCAATGAGCAACCACAGGGCAATAATTGCACCCCGGATCCTGTTCTAATCAATGATGGTAATCCTCCTTTCCCAGAAAATGCACCTCATAAAGGCCTGGTAGTCCAAGTTGATAGTACAGTTGAAAAACAAGCAAAAGACCCCCCTCTACCAAAACTGaagttagaaaaataa